The Mauremys reevesii isolate NIE-2019 linkage group 13, ASM1616193v1, whole genome shotgun sequence genome contains a region encoding:
- the LOC120381164 gene encoding putative olfactory receptor 10D4, with product MGRVNHTVVTHFVLLGIPNTDGLQTILFVTFLAFYLCTLLGNLIIFSAILTDSRLHTPMYFFLCNLSIVDLGFSSISTPKFLANLWAQSRTISLGVCMSQVFFWHFLGCTECLLCTVMAYDRYVAICHPLRYLLIMNWRVCALLAAGTWIASSFHATILTSLTFTLPYCGSNVVEYFFCDIFPVLKLACADTYVIKMVSFTNIGMVPTACFLLILASYIRIVYSVLKINSAEGRRKAVSACASHLAVVTLFFGPCALVYTQPQLSKVLVTPVQLFSNVVTPVLAPTLLVFSL from the coding sequence ATGGGGCGGGTCAACCACACTGTGGTGACTCATTTCGTCCTCTTAGGGATCCCCAACACCGACGGCCTCCAGACCATCCTCTTCGTCACCTTCTTAGCCTTCTACCTCTGCACCCTGCTGGGCAACCTGATCATCTTCTCAGCCATCCTCACTGACTCCCGCctgcacacccccatgtacttcttcctctgCAATCTCTCCATCGTAGACCTTGGATTCTCTTCCATCAGCACCCCTAAATTCCTGGCCAACCTCTGGGCTCAGAGTAGAACCATCTCGCTGGGCGTGTGCATGTCCCAGGTCTTCTTCTGGCACTTCCTGGGCTGCACCGAGTGCCTTCTCTGCACTGTCATGGCCTACGACCggtacgtggccatctgccaccCGCTGCGCTACCTGCTCATCATGAACTGGAGGGTGTGCGCCCTCCTGGCCGCCGGCACCTGGATCGCCAGCTCCTTCCACGCCACCATCCTCACCAGCCTGACCTTCACGCTGCCCTACTGCGGGTCCAACGTGGTGGAGTATTTCTTCTGCGACATCTTCCCGGTGCTCAAGCTGGCCTGTGCGGACACGTATGTCATCAAGATGGTGAGCTTCACCAACATTGGCATGGTACCCACAGCCTGCTTCCTCCTCATCCTCGCATCCTACATCCGCATAGTCTACTCTGTCCTGAAGATAAACTCAGCTGAAGGGAGGCGCAAAGCAGTCTCCGCTTGTGCCTCACATCTGGCCGTAGTGACGCTGTTCTTTGGGCCCTGcgccctggtctacacacagccccAGCTGAGCAAAGTGCTGGTGACCCCTGTGCAGCTCTTCAGCAACGTGGTCACGCCTGTT